The following are from one region of the Vitis riparia cultivar Riparia Gloire de Montpellier isolate 1030 chromosome 9, EGFV_Vit.rip_1.0, whole genome shotgun sequence genome:
- the LOC117921785 gene encoding uncharacterized protein LOC117921785: MSLELEKLQHNKGIIRVGELSTTIGDSTVFPASSGFPDTKMTSSRSSSCLRVAANSPLMLQGHSQENQRRGGLRNQNSATLLNAELPSSFPDHGRCNDNWSTAVQPSAIQSSSFPLSDCFKQATLRPSNLRDNISSVTLQSGTNLRDVSCVTSMPLPLPDSRTYLECQAMTISSNSVKMMNYSPKVWDDHKHKLSHHSSLGCSSANSLTPAPGVMGTFDQGLDLKNTISDRNTDFNLMGESNFVNPLPMQQNAVEESASDTALQLKQGCTLGQRKPQNSYASNNVGSLEDPVSAMMKQEFYRLRSSFRAKKGHAPLLEDFREFDRSRLDERRKMTLSQILSSEARERFARIALVKPKKTRED, from the coding sequence ATGTCCTTAGAACTTGAGAAATTGCAACATAATAAAGGTATCATCCGTGTTGGAGAGCTCTCTACTACTATTGGGGATTCAACTGTTTTCCCTGCTTCAAGTGGCTTCCCAGATACAAAAATGACTTCCAGTAGGTCATCCAGCTGTCTTCGTGTTGCTGCAAACAGTCCCTTAATGTTACAAGGACACTCCCAAGAGAACCAAAGAAGAGGAGGGTTGAGAAATCAAAATTCTGCTACATTGTTAAACGCAGAGCTTCCTTCTTCATTTCCAGATCATGGTAGATGTAATGACAACTGGTCAACTGCTGTTCAGCCATCTGCGATCCAATCAAGTTCTTTTCCATTAAGTGACTGCTTTAAACAGGCTACTTTGCGTCCTAGTAACTTGAGAGACAATATCTCTTCAGTGACCCTGCAAAGTGGGACTAATCTACGTGATGTTTCTTGTGTCACTTCAATGCCTCTTCCACTGCCAGATTCAAGAACATATTTAGAATGTCAAGCAATGACTATCAGTAGTAATTCTGTAAAAATGATGAATTATTCCCCAAAAGTGTGGGATGACCATAAACACAAGCTCTCTCACCATTCAAGTCTCGGATGCAGCTCAGCAAACTCTTTGACCCCTGCTCCTGGAGTAATGGGTACATTTGACCAGGGTTTGGACCTGAAAAACACAATATCTGACAGAAATACGGATTTCAATTTGATGGGGGAGTCAAATTTTGTCAATCCCTTGCCCATGCAGCAGAATGCAGTTGAGGAATCAGCTTCAGATACGGCATTGCAGTTGAAGCAAGGTTGCACCTTGGGGCAAAGAAAACCACAAAACAGCTATGCTTCTAATAATGTTGGTTCCTTGGAAGATCCAGTGAGTGCAATGATGAAACAGGAGTTTTATAGGCTTCGCTCTAGCTTTAGAGCTAAGAAGGGGCATGCGCCATTGCTTGAGGATTTCAGAGAGTTTGACAGGAGTAGGCTAGACGAACGAAGGAAAATGACTCTCAGCCAGATTTTATCTTCTGAAGCAAGGGAAAGGTTtgctcggattgctttggtgaagcctaagaaaacaagagaagatTGA